In the Diceros bicornis minor isolate mBicDic1 chromosome 22, mDicBic1.mat.cur, whole genome shotgun sequence genome, one interval contains:
- the ZNF484 gene encoding zinc finger protein 484 — protein sequence MPADLGERGCGEISASFPEEPEMTKSLGSVSFKDVTVDFSREEWQQLDLAQKSLYRDVMLENYFNLISVGCQVPKPEIIFNLEHGEEPLDGEISSQGCLDGNIGFETSLQGMSEEVSIQFERINLFTRDDPYSILEELWQNNEQIGRYEENRNKYLSHVTFINKETLANERDYEYKDIGKIVPVHTHLVPSRKKLHNYDSFGKSLKPILSLCNYNESNAAENLDEIIAYGNIFTHMNSHTEMNACECNQCKKLWSHKQALVQHQKIHTGENLYLFSDCVQIFTQKSHLFGHQSIYSEEKQHECSKCEIVFTQKSQLAVPQKVYTGEKPFICTRYEKDFSLKSNHEKNLTEENHYKCSKYGKAFFQKSDLFRCQGIPTGEKPCEYSGCGKNISQSSNLNICKKKIHTGEKHFGCTECGKAFTRKSTLSMHQKIHTGEKPYVCTECGKAFIRKSHFITHERIHTGEKPYECSDCGKSFIKKSQLHVHQRIHTGENPFICSECGKVFTHKTNLIIHQKIHTGERPYICTECGKAFTDRSNLIKHQKIHTGEKPYKCSDCGKSFTWKSRLRIHQKCHTGERHYECSECGKAFIQKSTLSMHQRIHRGEKPYVCTECGKAFFHKSHFITHERIHTGEKPYECSDCGKSFTKKSQLHVHQQIHTGEKPYRCAECGKAFTDRSNLFTHQKIHTGEKPYKCSDCGKAFTRKSGLHIHQQSHTGERHYECSECGKAFARKSTLIMHQRIHTGEKPYICTECGKSFIQKSHLNRHRRIHTGEKPYECSDCGKAFIKKSQLHEHHRIHTGEKPYICAECGKAFTIRSNLIKHQKIHTKQKPYKCSDFRKALNWKPQLSIHQKSDTGEVECPLP from the exons ATGCCCGCCGACCTGGGAGAACGTGGGTGCGGGGAG ATCTCTGCCTCTTTCCCAGAAGAGCCGGAAATGACCAAGTCCCTG GGGTCCGTGTCATTCAAGGATGTAACTGTAGACTTCAGCAGGGAGGAGTGGCAACAACTGGACCTTGCTCAGAAAAGCCTGTACAGGGATGTAATGCTGGAAAACTATTTCAACTTGATCTCAGTGG GGTGTCAAGTTCCCAAACCAGAAATCATTTTCAACTTGGAGCATGGAGAAGAGCCGTTGGATGGTGAAATCTCAAGTCAGGGCTGTCTAG atggGAATATTGGTTTTGAAACTTCACTACAGGGAATGTCTGAAGAAGTTTCAATCCAGTTTGAGAGAATTAATCTCTTCACAAGAGATGACCCATATTCCATTTTAGAAGAATTGTGGCAAAACAATGAACAGATAGGGAGATATGAGGAAAACCGGAACAAATATTTAAGTCACGTCACCTTCATCAACAAGGAAACACTAGCTAATGAGAGGGACTATGAATATAAGGACATTGGGAAAATAGTTCCTGTACACACACACCTTGTTCCTTCAAGAAAAAAACTCCATAACTATGACTCATTTGGAAAGAGTTTGAAGCCTATTTTAAGCTTATGTAATTATAATGAAAGCAATGCAGCAGAAAATCTTGATGAGATTATTGCGTATGGTAATATTTTCACTCATATGAATTCTCATACAGAAATGAATGCTTGTGAATGTAATCAATGTAAGAAACTTTGGAGTCATAAGCAAGCTCTCGTTCAACATCAaaaaattcatactggagagaaccTCTATTTATTTTCTGATTGTGTACAAATTTTCACCCAGAAGTCACACCTCTTTGGACATCAAAGTATTTATAGTGAAGAGAAACAACATGAATGTAGCAAATGTGAGATAGTCTTCACTCAGAAGTCCCAACTTGCTGTACCTCAGAAGGTttatacaggagagaaaccctttATATGCACTAGATATGAGAAGGACTTTTCCCTCAAGTCAAACCATGAGAAAAATCTTACTGAAGAGAATCATTATAAATGCAGTAAATATGGAAAAGCTTTTTTCCAGAAGTCAGATCTTTTCAGATGCCAGGGAATTcctactggagaaaaaccctgtGAATACAGTGGATGTGGGAAAAACATCTCTCAGAGTTCAAACCTcaatatatgcaaaaaaaaaattcatactggagagaagcaCTTTGGATGtactgaatgtgggaaagccttcacaaGGAAGTCAACACTAAGTATGCATCAGAAAATTCAtacaggagaaaaaccctatgTATGTACTGAATGTGGCAAAGCCTTTATCCGGAAGTCACATTTTATTACACatgagagaattcatactggggagaaaccttatgaatgcagTGACTGTGGTAAGTCCTTTATAAAGAAGTCACAGCTCCATGTGCATCAGCGAATTCACACAGGGGAGAATCCCTTCATATGTTCAGAATGTGGGAAGGTCTTCACTCACAAGACGAATCTCATTATACACCAgaaaattcatactggagagagacCCTATATATGTACTGAATGTGGGAAGGCTTTTACTGACAGGTCAAATCTCATTAAACACCAAAAAATTCATACCGGTGAGAAGCCCTATAAATGCAGTGACTGTGGAAAATCATTCACCTGGAAGTCACGGCTCAGGATACATCAGAAATGTCATACTGGAGAGAGACATTAtgaatgcagtgaatgtgggaaagcatTCATTCAGAAGTCAACACTAAGTATGCACCAGAGAATTCATAGAGGAGAAAAACCATATGTTTGCACTGAATGCGGGAAGGCCTTCTTCCACAAGTCACATTTTATTACACAtgagagaattcacactggagagaagccttaTGAATGCAGTGATTGTGGGAAGTCCTTCACGAAGAAGTCACAACTCCATGTGCATCAGCAAAttcacacaggagagaagccCTACAGATGTGctgaatgtgggaaggccttcacTGACAGATCAAATCTCTTTACACACCAGAAAattcatactggggagaaaccctataaatgcaGTGACTGTGGAAAAGCCTTCACTCGGAAGTCAGGCCTCCATATTCATCAGCAATCTCATACTGGAGAAAGACattatgagtgcagtgaatgtgggaaagcctttgcaAGAAAATCAACACTAATTatgcatcagagaattcatacaggagagaaaccctatattTGTACTGAATGTGGGAAGTCCTTCATCCAGAAGTCACACTTAAATCGACATcggagaattcatactggagagaaaccctatgaatgcagtgactgtgggaaGGCCTTCATTAAGAAGTCACAACTCCATGAGCATCATCGaattcacacaggagagaaaccatatatatgtgctgaatgtgggaaggccttcacCATCAGATCAAATCTTATTAAACACCAGAAAATTCATACTAAACAGAAACCCTATAAATGCAGTGAC